The proteins below come from a single Iocasia fonsfrigidae genomic window:
- a CDS encoding methyl-accepting chemotaxis protein yields the protein MIDLKKIYKRGKEGKIGKKIVFTRIRVKTLLIVSFLLIGIVPLSIIGYFTYQGSRAAIEEKVGFYSKEIVKQVADKIANKLAELERSTMMIISDRELNEILSTREFENGFLEMQANNKLTEKLNSITFSNNDLEGIVIFRENGRHIYSNTSRVEIEGMFGKEFIDSALYQEVNEAAGRPCWVIGYRDDYENIYLMRRLTNLQSSRAIGVLGYIIESDLLTDIITTAQFGEGAAVQLFAEDKTIITAINDELKGRRFKGTIDLDENSNYITIGNQITTFADLDNGWILASNIPVKSLMGEIYQVGKKTILIGIVCIFIAVLLGLIISLGISNPLQEIMSLMSRVERGELTVSYGLKGKNEIARLASSFNKMTKNIRELINSTHKTSDMVLKDTGVISEVSRQSYSAAQQVSESVESISIGAQSQADDVQSTTEVMELLAKRIADVNENIKLVFNAAREIKITSKNAGETVNTLNEKSNTTAEMSSRIKEDINNLNNKALEISKIVDIISGISEQTSLLSLNASIEAARAGDAGKGFGVVAEEIKTLAEQTSEATQTIGDIVNKILTESQNTVEEVEKANVIFEEQNRSVHETEQAFKGIIASLETITEEVNRVNEAITEIDDYKDKVVDEIVGIASIAQEAAASTEEVTAASEEQVSSADQLANLASELKNTVVELNKNLDRFII from the coding sequence ATGATTGATCTAAAAAAAATTTATAAGAGGGGTAAAGAAGGTAAAATAGGTAAAAAAATAGTCTTTACCAGGATAAGGGTAAAGACACTCCTGATAGTTTCTTTTTTATTAATAGGTATTGTGCCGCTTTCTATAATTGGATATTTTACATATCAGGGTTCAAGGGCTGCCATCGAAGAAAAAGTTGGTTTTTATTCTAAGGAGATTGTTAAACAGGTGGCAGATAAGATAGCTAATAAGCTGGCAGAATTAGAAAGGTCAACAATGATGATTATTAGTGACCGTGAATTGAATGAAATACTATCTACCAGAGAGTTTGAAAATGGTTTCTTGGAAATGCAGGCCAATAATAAGCTTACAGAAAAGCTTAATTCTATTACTTTTTCTAATAATGACCTAGAAGGTATTGTTATATTCAGGGAAAACGGGAGACATATATATTCCAATACCAGCAGGGTAGAGATTGAAGGGATGTTCGGCAAGGAATTTATAGATAGTGCCCTTTATCAAGAGGTAAATGAAGCTGCTGGACGCCCCTGCTGGGTAATTGGATACAGGGATGATTATGAAAATATCTATCTAATGAGGAGACTGACCAATTTACAATCTAGTAGAGCAATCGGTGTATTAGGGTATATTATAGAAAGTGATCTTTTAACTGATATTATTACTACTGCTCAATTTGGTGAAGGAGCTGCTGTTCAGTTATTTGCAGAAGATAAGACGATTATTACAGCTATAAATGATGAACTAAAGGGCAGGAGATTTAAGGGGACAATAGATTTGGATGAAAATAGTAATTATATTACTATTGGTAATCAAATAACAACCTTTGCAGATCTTGATAATGGTTGGATACTTGCCAGTAATATCCCTGTAAAATCATTAATGGGTGAAATTTATCAGGTTGGTAAGAAGACCATTTTAATTGGAATTGTATGCATTTTTATTGCTGTATTACTGGGTTTAATTATTTCACTGGGTATATCTAATCCACTACAGGAGATAATGAGTTTGATGAGCAGGGTAGAGAGAGGAGAGCTGACGGTTAGTTATGGTTTAAAAGGGAAGAATGAGATAGCCAGGCTGGCCAGTAGTTTTAATAAAATGACTAAAAATATCAGGGAATTAATAAATTCTACCCATAAGACCAGTGATATGGTTTTAAAAGATACAGGTGTAATAAGTGAAGTCTCCAGGCAATCATATTCTGCAGCACAACAGGTATCTGAATCAGTGGAGAGTATTTCTATAGGGGCGCAAAGCCAGGCTGATGATGTTCAGTCTACTACAGAGGTAATGGAACTGCTGGCTAAACGTATTGCTGATGTTAATGAAAATATTAAATTGGTTTTTAATGCTGCCAGGGAAATAAAAATTACCAGTAAAAATGCTGGAGAAACAGTAAATACTCTAAATGAGAAAAGCAATACAACTGCTGAAATGTCCAGCAGAATTAAAGAGGATATAAATAACTTAAATAATAAGGCTTTAGAAATCAGTAAAATTGTGGATATTATCAGTGGGATAAGTGAACAGACCAGTCTTCTTTCCTTAAATGCCTCTATAGAAGCAGCCCGTGCTGGTGATGCTGGTAAGGGGTTTGGGGTTGTGGCTGAAGAGATAAAGACTCTGGCTGAACAGACCAGTGAGGCAACTCAGACTATTGGTGATATAGTTAATAAAATACTTACTGAATCACAGAATACTGTTGAAGAGGTAGAAAAGGCAAATGTAATATTTGAAGAACAGAACAGGTCTGTACATGAGACAGAACAGGCCTTCAAAGGAATTATTGCTTCACTGGAAACAATAACAGAAGAAGTTAACAGGGTCAATGAAGCCATTACAGAAATAGATGATTATAAAGATAAAGTGGTTGATGAGATAGTTGGTATAGCCTCTATTGCCCAGGAGGCAGCTGCTTCTACTGAAGAAGTGACTGCTGCCAGTGAAGAACAGGTTTCTTCAGCAGATCAGTTAGCTAATCTTGCTAGTGAATTAAAAAATACGGTAGTTGAGTTAAATAAAAATTTAGATAGATTTATAATTTAA
- a CDS encoding pyridoxal-phosphate-dependent aminotransferase family protein, which yields MHDKLFTPGPTEVRAELLNELASPQIHHRTEEFRKLYDELQIYLKKLLFTENPVFLFTSSSTGAMEAAVTNGVKKRCLCLVNGAFSQRWYQIAQQNGVPCDRVDVEWNKAIKPELVDEKLSSGKYDAVTMVFNETSTGMMNPLKEVGEVIKQYDDVLFLVDSVSAMAGTEIRVDEWGIDMCLAGLQKAFALPAGLAVASVSDRLLARAEEVEKRSYYFNLLNMYKYHQRSQTLSTPAIPHLFALRRQLKDIIDIEGIENRFKRHREMAHYVQEWALEYFDIYPEKGYWSQTVTCILNTRDISIPDLNKELVNKYHMRIANGYGDLKGKAFRIGHMGDWTLADIRGLLVTINDILSLK from the coding sequence ATGCATGATAAATTGTTTACACCTGGGCCAACGGAGGTAAGGGCTGAATTATTAAACGAGCTTGCTAGTCCACAGATCCATCACCGGACAGAGGAGTTTAGAAAGTTATATGATGAGCTTCAAATTTATCTTAAGAAACTGTTGTTTACTGAAAATCCCGTATTCCTTTTTACATCTTCATCAACCGGGGCAATGGAAGCGGCTGTCACAAATGGTGTTAAAAAACGCTGTTTGTGTCTAGTTAATGGTGCTTTTAGTCAGCGCTGGTATCAGATTGCCCAACAAAATGGTGTTCCCTGTGATAGGGTAGATGTCGAATGGAATAAAGCCATTAAACCAGAACTGGTAGATGAAAAACTGTCTAGTGGGAAATATGACGCGGTTACTATGGTCTTTAATGAGACTTCTACAGGTATGATGAATCCCCTTAAAGAGGTTGGGGAAGTTATTAAGCAGTATGACGATGTTCTTTTCCTGGTTGACTCTGTTTCAGCTATGGCCGGTACAGAAATCAGGGTTGATGAATGGGGTATTGATATGTGTCTAGCAGGTTTACAGAAGGCCTTTGCCCTACCAGCGGGTTTAGCTGTGGCCTCAGTAAGTGATAGACTACTGGCCAGGGCGGAAGAGGTAGAGAAAAGGAGTTATTACTTTAATCTATTAAACATGTATAAATATCATCAGAGGAGTCAAACATTGTCAACCCCAGCAATACCGCATTTATTTGCCTTGCGTAGACAGTTAAAAGATATTATTGATATAGAAGGAATAGAAAATAGGTTTAAGAGGCATCGGGAGATGGCTCATTATGTTCAGGAATGGGCCCTGGAATACTTTGATATCTATCCAGAAAAAGGCTACTGGTCGCAGACAGTTACCTGTATCTTAAATACCAGGGACATATCTATTCCGGATTTAAATAAGGAACTTGTCAATAAATATCACATGAGGATTGCTAATGGTTATGGTGATTTAAAAGGTAAGGCCTTTAGAATAGGCCATATGGGGGATTGGACCCTGGCTGATATTAGAGGTTTGTTAGTGACAATAAATGATATACTATCATTAAAATAG
- the trpA gene encoding tryptophan synthase subunit alpha — protein sequence MSRIEAYFKAIKVDGEKAFIPFLMAGDPDLGITEELVLAAEKNGAGIIELGIPYGSSLADGPTIQKAAQRSLVHKTNLQSIFKLVKNIREKSQLPLVLMGYYNSVYRYGVKSFVQDCEDSGIDGVIIPDLPLGSDHELRKARNNLDIIMLVSPNTTEDRIKEIVENASGFIYAVSRSGVTGTREELSSEIEEQVSLIKGLRDVPVAVGFGISKPEHVKQVHSYADGAIVGSAIVNKIEENLKLLPEREDEFVETIGKFIRYLSKV from the coding sequence ATGAGTAGAATTGAGGCATATTTTAAAGCTATAAAAGTAGATGGGGAAAAAGCCTTTATTCCTTTTTTGATGGCAGGGGACCCTGATCTTGGGATTACTGAGGAACTGGTTCTGGCTGCTGAGAAAAACGGTGCTGGTATAATTGAGCTGGGGATACCATATGGTTCTTCTTTGGCTGATGGTCCTACTATACAAAAGGCTGCCCAAAGGAGTCTGGTCCATAAAACTAATTTACAGTCTATTTTCAAGCTAGTAAAAAACATCAGGGAAAAAAGTCAACTTCCCCTTGTTTTAATGGGCTATTATAATAGTGTTTACCGCTATGGTGTTAAATCATTTGTTCAGGATTGTGAAGATTCAGGGATAGATGGGGTAATTATACCCGACCTCCCCCTTGGTTCTGACCATGAACTAAGAAAGGCTAGAAATAATTTAGATATAATAATGTTAGTATCTCCTAATACTACTGAGGATAGGATTAAGGAGATTGTTGAAAATGCCAGTGGTTTTATCTATGCAGTCTCCCGGAGTGGTGTTACAGGAACCAGGGAAGAGTTATCCAGTGAAATTGAAGAACAGGTTAGTTTGATAAAAGGACTAAGGGATGTCCCGGTAGCTGTTGGCTTTGGCATTTCTAAGCCTGAACATGTTAAACAAGTTCATAGTTATGCTGATGGAGCTATTGTCGGCAGTGCTATAGTCAATAAGATTGAAGAAAACCTGAAGTTGCTCCCGGAGAGAGAAGATGAGTTTGTTGAAACTATTGGTAAGTTTATCAGGTATTTGAGTAAGGTATAA
- a CDS encoding phosphoribosylanthranilate isomerase codes for MTRIKVCGITRIADALQAVKYGADFLGFIFADSPRRVSVEQAARIIAEIPDSIGKVGVFLNHPYDFVKEIIKETGINYLQFHGSESPEYCQEFRLPVIKAFRVRDEKSLVGLGCYQTAVYLLDSFHPDRAGGTGKTFDWQLAAKAAEYGKIIIAGGLNEENVQKAIHLTRPFAVDVSSGIEKSPGIKDKLKMKRFIEKAKDR; via the coding sequence ATGACCAGGATAAAGGTCTGCGGTATTACCAGGATTGCTGATGCCCTTCAGGCAGTTAAATATGGTGCCGATTTTCTGGGATTTATCTTTGCTGACAGTCCCCGCCGGGTTAGTGTGGAGCAGGCAGCCAGGATTATAGCTGAAATACCTGATAGTATTGGAAAAGTAGGGGTGTTTTTAAATCACCCCTATGATTTTGTCAAGGAAATAATTAAAGAGACTGGTATTAATTATTTACAGTTTCATGGTAGTGAATCACCAGAATACTGTCAGGAATTCAGGCTGCCGGTTATTAAGGCCTTCCGGGTTAGAGATGAAAAATCCCTGGTAGGTCTTGGCTGCTATCAGACGGCTGTGTATCTCCTGGATAGCTTTCACCCAGATAGAGCAGGTGGGACCGGTAAGACTTTTGACTGGCAGCTGGCAGCTAAGGCGGCAGAATACGGAAAGATTATTATTGCCGGTGGTTTAAATGAAGAGAATGTCCAGAAGGCTATTCATCTCACTCGGCCATTTGCAGTTGATGTCAGTAGTGGAATTGAAAAAAGCCCCGGAATTAAAGATAAGTTGAAGATGAAGAGATTTATTGAAAAAGCAAAAGATAGATAA
- the trpC gene encoding indole-3-glycerol phosphate synthase TrpC — MILDKIIEHKNLEVCEQKKQLDPGVLKEKLSELEMASYSFKSALKRPGISIIAEIKKASPSRGVIRRDFNPVDIAQQYNNSPVRAISVLTDEKFFQGRLEYLKEVKAAGSLPVLRKDFIIDSYQIYQARLYGADAVLLITAVLTAEKLQRYIALTKELRMDALVEVHDRDELEQALSAGADIIGINNRDLRTFKVKLATTLDLLKYIPQDRVVVSESGIKNRTDIDLLEKKVDAVLIGEALMTSTSPGDKVKELIG, encoded by the coding sequence ATGATACTTGATAAAATTATAGAACATAAGAATTTAGAGGTCTGTGAACAAAAAAAGCAGCTCGACCCTGGGGTGTTAAAGGAAAAGCTCAGCGAGTTAGAGATGGCAAGCTATTCCTTCAAGTCTGCTCTAAAGAGGCCGGGTATTTCAATAATTGCCGAAATTAAAAAGGCCTCTCCCTCCAGAGGTGTAATCAGGAGGGATTTTAATCCAGTAGATATTGCTCAGCAGTATAATAATTCACCGGTCAGGGCAATATCGGTTTTAACAGATGAGAAATTTTTTCAGGGTAGATTGGAATATTTAAAAGAGGTTAAGGCAGCTGGCTCTTTACCGGTCTTAAGAAAAGACTTTATAATTGATTCCTATCAAATTTATCAGGCCAGATTGTACGGGGCTGATGCTGTTCTATTGATTACTGCTGTCTTAACAGCAGAAAAATTGCAAAGGTATATTGCTCTGACTAAGGAACTGAGGATGGACGCCCTGGTAGAGGTGCATGATAGGGATGAACTAGAACAGGCCTTATCAGCCGGGGCAGATATTATAGGGATAAATAATCGGGACCTCAGGACATTTAAAGTTAAACTGGCAACAACACTCGACCTGCTTAAATATATCCCTCAGGATAGAGTGGTAGTGAGTGAAAGTGGTATTAAAAACCGAACAGATATAGATTTGTTAGAGAAAAAGGTTGATGCTGTTTTAATCGGGGAGGCCTTAATGACAAGTACCAGTCCTGGGGATAAAGTAAAAGAGTTGATAGGATGA
- the trpD gene encoding anthranilate phosphoribosyltransferase produces the protein MREVINKVINGDNLTLEESISVMSDIMEGKATPAQIASYITALRIKGETIEEITGAAIVMRKKAAGIPVASRGLIDVCGTGGDSLNTFNISTVTAFVLAGAGLSVAKHGNRSVSSTCGSADLLEKLGVNINLEPSQVGRCIDEIGIGFLFAPVFHQAMKYAVKPRREIGIRTIFNVLGPLTNPAGAELQLLGVYDPDLTEPVAYVLKNLGVKAALVVHGIGGMDEITTTGKTRVSQLTDGKIQTYYLDPLELGLETAAIEELAGGSPDENARIARDILHGHQDKKRDIVLLNSAAALVIAEKVDNFKDALNLAAEAIDSGAALKKLNQLQELSAQLAGVAI, from the coding sequence TTGAGAGAAGTGATTAATAAGGTGATTAATGGAGATAATCTGACTTTAGAGGAAAGTATCTCAGTTATGTCTGATATTATGGAAGGAAAAGCTACACCAGCTCAGATAGCTTCCTATATTACTGCTTTAAGAATAAAGGGAGAGACAATTGAAGAAATAACCGGTGCAGCTATAGTTATGAGGAAAAAAGCAGCCGGAATACCAGTAGCAAGCAGGGGTTTGATAGATGTCTGCGGTACAGGTGGTGACAGTTTAAATACCTTTAATATTTCTACAGTAACTGCCTTTGTCCTGGCCGGGGCTGGTCTGTCGGTTGCCAAACACGGGAATCGTTCAGTATCCAGTACCTGTGGCAGTGCAGATCTCCTGGAAAAACTCGGGGTAAATATTAACCTGGAACCCAGTCAGGTAGGTAGGTGTATCGATGAGATAGGAATTGGATTTTTATTTGCTCCTGTTTTTCATCAGGCTATGAAATATGCCGTAAAACCCCGCCGGGAGATAGGGATCAGGACTATTTTTAATGTCCTGGGGCCTTTAACCAACCCTGCTGGAGCAGAACTACAACTGCTTGGTGTGTATGACCCTGATTTAACAGAACCTGTGGCCTATGTACTGAAAAACCTGGGGGTTAAGGCGGCCCTGGTTGTACATGGAATAGGTGGTATGGATGAAATAACAACTACTGGTAAAACCAGGGTCAGCCAACTTACTGATGGAAAGATTCAGACATATTATCTTGATCCACTGGAACTGGGCTTAGAAACTGCTGCAATTGAGGAATTGGCTGGTGGTTCTCCTGATGAAAATGCCAGGATAGCCAGGGATATTCTACATGGCCACCAAGACAAAAAAAGGGATATTGTTTTATTGAATTCAGCAGCTGCCTTAGTTATTGCTGAAAAAGTTGATAATTTTAAAGATGCATTAAATTTAGCTGCCGAGGCAATTGATAGTGGGGCAGCCTTAAAGAAATTAAATCAACTTCAGGAGCTGTCAGCTCAACTTGCAGGGGTGGCTATATAA
- a CDS encoding anthranilate synthase component II, with translation MILIIDNYDSFTYNLVQLIGEFRDDILVKRNDKISLEEIESLEPEKIVISPGPGRPESAGISLKMVEVFSGKIPILGICLGHQTIAAALGAEIEKAPFLCHGKTSRIINTGKGILKDLGDFEAARYHSLIIKQDSLPDRFEITASTEDGLIMGIEDNAALLYGLQFHPESIMTSVGEKIMQNFLQVN, from the coding sequence ATTATCTTAATTATTGATAATTACGATTCTTTTACCTATAATCTGGTTCAACTAATAGGGGAATTCAGGGATGATATTCTTGTTAAACGCAATGATAAAATAAGTTTGGAGGAGATAGAATCCTTAGAGCCGGAAAAGATTGTTATTTCCCCTGGACCGGGGAGACCTGAATCAGCTGGTATATCATTAAAGATGGTTGAGGTGTTCTCAGGGAAGATACCTATTCTCGGCATCTGTTTGGGCCATCAAACAATTGCTGCCGCTCTGGGGGCAGAAATAGAAAAGGCTCCATTCTTATGTCATGGTAAAACCTCTAGAATAATCAATACTGGAAAAGGTATTCTTAAAGACCTTGGTGATTTTGAGGCAGCACGTTATCATTCATTAATTATCAAGCAGGATAGCCTACCTGATAGGTTTGAGATTACAGCCAGCACAGAAGATGGTTTGATTATGGGGATTGAAGATAATGCTGCCCTGTTATATGGCCTGCAATTTCACCCTGAATCGATTATGACCTCTGTAGGAGAGAAGATTATGCAGAATTTCCTGCAAGTAAATTAG